In Phaseolus vulgaris cultivar G19833 chromosome 3, P. vulgaris v2.0, whole genome shotgun sequence, the sequence CCTCTCTAGTCTCATTCTTTTTAGGACTGATAAGGAGCCAAGTAGGTCAAAATCGATCAATTCACAGGGATGGAAACCATAATTCATGACTATCAGAACTTTTAGTTTGCTCATTTCTTTCAGGAACTTTGGAAAGGAGCACTGGTTAGTTCGAATGTTTAAAATCAGAACCTCAGCTTGAGCTGGTTGTAGGTGCCACCAATATGAAGTCAAAGTTTCATCTGCAAAATCAACCCAAATGGTGTCAGTAGTAGAAGAGGAACAAATGATAGATCATAGTGACTTTCTCTTTAGCAACTTTACTTTCTAAGTAAATGTGTCTATACTTTATTTAAAGGAATAACTAACCAGTTGATATAGACAATGTTCGGGCAGCTATCTTTTGGGTTTTCTGTGACAATGTTCGGATCATCATGCCTTGCTGCTTCTTTCCAAGACACCCTTCAGGTTTAGTCTCATTGATGTCAATTATCAGTCTTTTTCTCAGTTCAATTTGAGCCTGGTTGCTTTGATGAAGTGCCAAGTCTCTTAGAATATCATGAACAACGATGAAATGGTTGGTATAATAATAACTGTCCGTGTCACTTGTATTTTTCCTGATAAATGAGCAGAAATTAATTCTTTACGGAGAAAAATTCCCTCACAATATAGGCAATATAAGAATCCATAATAAGGTAAATATGGAATCATTTATAAGGAATTAAATATTCCTCTCATGTGCTGTAGAGTATGTTAGGATGAAGCAGTTGAGAAGAAATATAAGTAGTCATTGTGACTGTACCTTGTTACTAAGACATTTGCTAAATTCATGGAATCCAATCTGTTGACAATGGCAATTGCTTTTATGCCATAATTATCTAGTCCATACAACTCTACCCACATATCAATGAGAGCAGCGACAGGAATTCTTTGGTGTTGAGGAAATAAAGCTAAGTCCATGAAGCATTCTTTGATGATAGGATTATCTTCCAATACATCCAAGATCTTTTGGAGGGAAGTAAGTAATTCAGTGTTAGAATCAAGTATAGAATGACCTTGTGACAACTCCTCCACCATCTTTTGCCACAACTCAATACACTGATTACTGAGTGATCTACCAATCACTTTAATGGCAATGGGTGAACCCTTGCAATGTCTCACCACCTGCATTTCCAGGGTAAGTAAATTTAGTTTGCTATGACTCCGACACCAAAGCTTTAAATATAAAAAGGGCAATTTTAGCTCAGAATCTATGATGTCTATTTCAAATAATGacttcatatataaaaaaaagtatggaTTGCATATAATGCCAGAAAGAAGGAACAATACCTTTTGGACAAGATCTTCGTCAGGAATATTTGAACTTCCTCTTTCCAAGAAAGCATGATATCGGAAAAGTGTTATTGCATCTTGAAGAACAAGAGGTTTTAAGACGAGTGAAGTGCAAAGTCTAGGAAATGCAACCCTTGAAGTCACcaaaattttataatctaaaatgtGAAATTTAAGTTTCTCAATAACTGCTTCTGAGCCGGGCCAAACATCATCCAGGACCAACAACATTGGATTTGCATCAATTTTCCTCGGCAAAAGTACCAATTGATGAATTGCATCTCCATCGCTTTGAAACTCTGGTACTTCATATCCAAAGTGTTCCAATAGTCTTTCTACAATAATCTTCAAATTGGGCGCTTTTGAGAAGgtgacaaataaaatattttccttgAATTTACCTAGAGAAAACCAGAGAGATTAGTTAGCCCGGGGATTCTTTCTACAACAATCTTAAACTGTGCATGAACACTCAGTAAGATTAAACTCTGCTTTTGGCTATTTTCTACATTTCAGAAATGTATCAGAGCATTCGGCTAGCAAATTTATTTAACCTATTGCTAGTAAAATTtctaataatttctttttaccTTTCTCTgttgctatatatatatattcatgtaTAAGAAGAGCTCTATACCAAAAGACCTATAAGAAGAAGTTGATATGGTTCAATATTTGTTACTGTAGAGAACCAAAAATGACCTACCGATGACTTGTTCATCCCAACAGAGCATTGTCGCCAGAGTGGTTTTCCCCGATCCTCCCAAACCGGTCAACACAGTTACGGACACACCTTCACTGAGAACATTTGTTTTCAACTTGCTCAATGGTACATCCAACCCAACAGTGAATTCTGGCTTTTCAGGAATTCCAAAAGGACGCTTGATTTGCTGTGCTGTCTCTTCCATGAATAACCAACTTTTCGAGTTCTTTCTCAAAACAACGAACAAGTTTATACGATCAAAGAAGTTCTTGTATATGGAGAACTGCGGTTGAAAGATTGGTTTGAATCATAAGAAAGACATATTTATAGCCATGCATGTCGCCGTGTTAGTTTAATTGTCTTCATCTCTAACACGTAGTTATGCGTGTTTTACTTTTCCTTTGCCTCTTCGACGGAGATAAAATAAGGGAAAATCTTGCTTTCACATAAAATAGGGAAATGTTGCTTTCACAATATGTTAATGTTTagaattgtatataatttttatttttatatgataagtttaaatataaatatatataataaatagtgattttttaattaaataatataaaaaatattaaaataataatattgaaaattatgatatgatattataaaaaatatgggaataaaataatatcaataaaaaatgacTTAAAACCATTCATTGCATCACCCATGGTTCCAACTTAACTTTTCTATGAAGAAAGTAGCAGTTAAAAATCAATGGATGACATTATTATGAAATATATGTAacataattaaagtttttgCATGATTAAGCATCATAGGTTTAAAAACTTCCAAATGCATTCCTTGTTTTACAAGAATGAAATCCATAGTATAATATTACTTTGCTTTAAGCTTAGTCATgaaaaagaagtaaaataaTGGCAAGATAGGTTTCTGATTTAAGGTTTAATTATGTTGTGATTTGTTGGAAATTGATTCCACCCAAATGAACGTGTTCGTGTGCCATTCATGGTAGTTTCT encodes:
- the LOC137808329 gene encoding probable disease resistance protein At5g66900, giving the protein MEETAQQIKRPFGIPEKPEFTVGLDVPLSKLKTNVLSEGVSVTVLTGLGGSGKTTLATMLCWDEQVIGKFKENILFVTFSKAPNLKIIVERLLEHFGYEVPEFQSDGDAIHQLVLLPRKIDANPMLLVLDDVWPGSEAVIEKLKFHILDYKILVTSRVAFPRLCTSLVLKPLVLQDAITLFRYHAFLERGSSNIPDEDLVQKVVRHCKGSPIAIKVIGRSLSNQCIELWQKMVEELSQGHSILDSNTELLTSLQKILDVLEDNPIIKECFMDLALFPQHQRIPVAALIDMWVELYGLDNYGIKAIAIVNRLDSMNLANVLVTRKNTSDTDSYYYTNHFIVVHDILRDLALHQSNQAQIELRKRLIIDINETKPEGCLGKKQQGMMIRTLSQKTQKIAARTLSISTDETLTSYWWHLQPAQAEVLILNIRTNQCSFPKFLKEMSKLKVLIVMNYGFHPCELIDFDLLGSLSVLKRMRLERISIPSFVTLKNLKKLSLYLCDTRQAFENSNMIISDAFPNLEDLSIEYSKYMVELPKGLCNITSLKMLSISNCHKLSTLPQEIGNLENLKLLRLSSCTDLEGIPHSVGRLSNLKHMDISNCINLPKLPDEFGNLCNLRILYMTSCARCELPSSIINLQNLKEVVCDEETAVSWEAFKPMLPNLKIDVPQLDVNLNWLHAMHT